The Desulfovibrio fairfieldensis sequence GTCCGGCGAATACATGCGCAAGGGCCGTTCCGCGTCCAGGGTCGCCAGAAAACCGTCCACCGGCCGAGCGGTAGTTTTCGCCAGGCGGATGAAAAAATCCCGAATGTTCGGAGAATGGGCTTTCATTTCCGCCAGAGTCGTGGGCTCGTCCATCAGATCCCCGCCGAGCACCCGCGCCGGCAGTTCGGGATGTTCGGCGGCAAGACGCTGCATGACGGGTGCGAAGCCGTAGCACCACGGGCAGAACACATCGGAAAGATATAAAAAATGAGGCATGGGATTGCGCTCCTCTTCTCGCTGTTGTTCACGATAGGGCCGGAAAAACCCATCGTCAACAGGCGCGGCACGGCATGCTTGACAAGCCGGTGCGGGGATGCAAGGTGTTGCATAGAGGCATCCGGAGCAAAATAACTTTTCAAAGCTACTTTGCCTTGGGAGCAGAGGGAGTACGGCAATCCCGGAAAACGCCGGATTACACTGCAAAGGGGAGCGACGATGCGCGAACACGGCCTTATCCGTCTGTACAAAAGGCTCGCCACGCCAATCCTGGCACTGGTCATGATACTGGGGGCGGGCTGGGGCGCGCGGCCCCTGGCCGCCGCCACAGTGGACACGCTCTACCACAACGGCAAAATCTACACTCTCACCGAGAGCATGCGCGAAGCCAAAGACCCGCGCAAGGCCAAAACAGTGGAAGTCGTCGCCACCAGGGACGGCAAAATAATCTTTGCCGGGTCCGCCGCCACGGCGCGGCAACAGGGTCTCTTCGCCAACGCGGCCCGCATTGTGGACCTGCGCGGCAAAACCATGCTGCCCGGCCTTATCGACGGGCACGGCCACTTCCCGCTCCAGGGCGGCTATGACCTCTTTCAGGTCAATCTGAACAGCTTCCCCCTGGGCGAAATGCGCTCCATTGAGGATTACAAGAAAGCCCTGGCCCGGCGTTGCCAAAGCGCGGGCAAGGACGCCTGGGTGCTGGGCTGGGGTTACGACGACACCCTGGTCACGGAAATGCGCCACCCCACCAGGGCCGATCTGGACGCGGCCTGCCCGCGCAACCCCGTCTTTGTGCGGCATGTCTCCGGGCATATGGCGGTGGTCAACTCCGCCGCCCTGGCCAAAGCCTCCAGGGACGAACTCAGCACCGTGGGCGTGGACGCGCGGAGCGGCAAGCTCACCGAACCCCGTGCCATGCAGGTGGTCAGCCGCCACTTCCCGCCCGCCGGGCCCGAGGCGGCCCAACGCGGCCTGGCCCGCGCCAATGAGGTTTACGCGGCGGCGGGCGTGACCACGGCGGACTGCTCCAATATCCGCATGCTCACGGAGCTGCCCAAGATGCAGAACGGCATTCTGCGCAACAATCTGGACCTGCGCGTGGTGCTGCATCCTCTGGGCTATTATCCCACCACCCTGGCCTCGGGCAAAACCGTGGACAGCGCGGGCTGGATCAATCGCGCGGCCCTGGGCTGGACCAGCGCCGCGCTCTCGCTGGCCGGGGCCGAAACAGCGGTCATGACCGAAAACAACGTCCCCTTTGCCGACGGCCGCAAGGCCGTGGCCGGCGGCAGCGACATCACCCGGCTGTCCATGCCCGCCTACGCGGCGGACAAGGACGCCGACGGCTCTCCCGCAGCGGCGGCTAAAGGCACTGTCGCGCCGCCTGCCGGGCTGTCGGCGGACAACCGGCTCTTCCTCGGCGCCTGGAAGTTCACTTTTGACGGCTCGCCCCAGGGCTATACCGCCTGGATGAAAAAGCCCGGCTTCTACCGCTGGGGCAAGTACACGGCGGCGGACAGCTTCAATCAGGCCGGTTTCTTCAACGGAGCCGTGGGCACGGACAACATGCCCCCGGCGGCTCTGGAAACGCTGATCGCCATGTACCACGGCAACGGCCAGAGCACTCAGACGCATACCAACGGCAGCGCCGCCGCCGAGCGCTGGGTCACGGCCCTGGAAAAAGCCGTGGTCCGGCATCCCGAGGTCAGGGACACCCGCGACACGTCCATCCACGCCCAGACCATGGAGTTACAGCACATCCAGCGTCTGACCGGCAACTATCAGGACCTGACGGGCACAGGCCCCATGTACACGGAGCTGACCGGCGCGTTCAAGGACGGCAGGCTTTCCCCGGAGGAAGTGGGGGCCAGGGACATCGGGCAGTTGAGCCGCCTGATGCGCGATCAGCACTTCTTCAATTCCTATTTTGTGACCCATACCTATTTCTGGGGCGACCGCCACAACCAGATCTTCTTCGGGCCGGGCCGGGCCCGGAACATGAGCCCCGTGGGTTGGAGCGTGGCTTACAACCAGCCGTTCAGCTTCCACAACGACACCTACATCACGCCCATTTCGCCGCTGCGCAGCCTGCAATCCGCGGTCACGCGCACCAGCGCCCATTCCGCCATTTACGAGGGCGGCACCCTGCTCAGCGGCCAGAGGCACGATCTCGGGGCCAAGGCGCTCTTCCCGCCGCGCGATCCCGAGGAAACCGGCGACAAAACCACCTTCGCCTTCTGGAACTATGACCACCGGGTCAACGCCCTGCAGGCTCTGCATGCGGTCACCCTCATGCCCGCCTGGCAGAACAAGCTCAGCGACCGGATCGGCTCCATAGCTCCCGGCAAGCTGGCGGACTTCACCATTCTGGCCGAAGACCCGCTGGCCGTGGCCGCCGCCCGGCCGCAGAGCCTGGCGGAGATGCGGGTGATGACGACCATCGTGGGCGACACGCCGGTCTACGGCTTTGCGCCCGGCTCCAAAACGCTGGCCGACGCGCCTCGGGGTTCCTATATTCAGCCTACGGAAAGCGTGGTGGCCCTGGTGACCGAAATCGGCCCCATGACGCCCGCCGAGGGCCGCAACGAAACGCGGGACAAAACGTTGGGCGCATATGCCTTCAAGGCGGACGTGCGCAACGGCGAGCTGGCCGCTTTTCAGATGCGCTTTCTGGGCAACGGCGGGCCGGTCCGTGACATGACCCTGCTGGACGGCGGCAGCGGAGCGTCGGGCACGCGCCCGCTGCATTACAGTCCCGAGGCAGCCATGGCCGACGGCAACTGGTGGATCGCGGCTCTGGACGCGCCCATGCTGCCGCTCAAGGCAGACGACGCCCTGATTGCGGACAAGATGTACGCCGCCTTCTTCGTGCTCAAGGATAACGGCCCGCGCGACAAGGACGCGGCCAGAGGCGGCCTGGCGGGCCAGGTGGTTCTGCTCACGGACGGCCCCTTGCCGGGCAACAGCGGAACAACAAGATACGTCTTGGGGCCTGCGGCAACCAACGCCGCTAAAGCCCAACTTTAAAAATGGGGTTCCAAGGGGGCCGCGCCCCCTTGGCTGCCGGAGGCATCACCCCGGTAAACCTGAAAAAGCGGAAGAGGGCAGCCCCAGGGCTTCCCTCTTCCGCTTTTTACGCGGATTTTTTTAAGAACGCACTGATTAATGAAGATTTTTGTTCTCCGCCAAGGACGGGGAACTCCGGGCGGAGGGAATATATTCAACCCCGACTTTCGTCCGGAGCGAGCCGGACGCGGGCAGATGGCAAAAGACCATTCAGTGCTTCCTTAACGCGCATAGGCCGCATGCAGGGCGGCAATACGCTCCCAGGAAGCCCGGATGCGCTCGGGCGTGATCTTGCCGCTGTCCACCAGACGGCGCAGGGCCGCGTGGGCTTTTTCCGGCAGATCGGGGTCCCATTGCAGATTGTTGCCGAAGACCAGAATGTCCACTCCGGCCCGCACGGCCAGCAGAATGGCCTGTTCCAGGCCGTAGTGGTCGGTAACGGCCTTCATCTGCATATCATCGCTGATGACCACGCCCTGCCAGCCCAGGCCCCGGCGCAGCAGGCCGGTGACCACCATTGCGGACAGCGTGGCCGGATGCTCGGGGTCAAGCCCGGCGTGAAACAAATGTCCCACCATGACCATGCCCGGCCAGCCCCGGCGGAAAGCCTCCGCATAGGGCAGCAGATCGCTGCCGCCGTCCCAACAACGGCTGATGTCGGTGAGGCCCAGATGCGAATCGTGCCGCGCGCCGCCCTGGCCGGGAAAGTGCTTGAGTACGGGAATGACTCCGGCGCGAGCCAGCCCCTGCCCGAAGGCCAGGGCGTGTTCGGCGGCCAGCCGGGGATTCGGACTGAAACTGCGCCCCAGTCTGCCGATGGCCGGATTGTCCGGATTGCTGTCCACGTCCGCCACGGGCGCGAGATCCACGGAAATGCCCAGTGAAGCCAGCTCCGCGCCCAGACGCGCGGCCAGTGCCCCGGTGGCCGCCGGGCTGCCCTGCCCCATATGCCGGGCCGAGGGCAGATCCATAAAGCCCTGCCGCGGCTTGAGCCGCCGAACGCGCCCGCCCTCCTGGTCCACGGCGATGAACATGGGGCCGGGCGCGGCGGCCCGCAGCACGGCCGTCAGACGACGGAGCTGCTCCGGGGAGCGAATGTTGCGCTCGCCTCCGCCGGGCAGATCGCGGTCAAAAAGCAGCACATGTCCCACTTTCCCGGAGCGCACCGCCGCCAGAAAAGGATCGCCCGGCGCGAGTTCCGCGCCGCGAAAGCCCAGCATCAGCATGGAGCCGAGCATGCGGTCAAGAGAGGGGGAATCGGCAGGATCGAGCGAGGCAGCGCGTGCGGGACCGGCCGGACAAAACTGTGCGCAGGCCAGAACCAGCAGGCAGCAGAACGGAAAAAACAACCGACGGAGCAGCCTCCGCCGCAGACCGCCGGATGCTAGCACGGCAGCCCTTGCGCCCGGCGTTGCGCCTCCAGCTTTTCCAGCACATCCAGGGGCACCCGCAGGCCGCCTCGGCCCACGCCCAGACGGATGCCGGGCTTGTTGCCGCCGTGGTAGTCCGAACCGCCGCTGAGGCCCAGGCCGAAACGCCGGGCCCATTCCACGCAGAGGCGCGTATCCGCGTCCGAGTGCTCGCTGTGCCATGCTTCAATGGCTGTGAGCCCGCAGCCGGACAGATGCTCCACAAAACCTTCCAGCCAGGGCAGGGGGTATTTCTGCAAGAGGGGATGGGCCAAGCTCACCGTGGCCCCCAGACCGGCCAGCAGATGCACGGCCGCTTCGGGTTCCAGCACTTCCTTGGGCAGATAGGCCTTGCCGTAAAAGCCGAGATATTCCCGGAAGGCCTCGCCCACGTCGCGCACATAGCCCTTGGATGCCAGCACCGCCGCGATGTGCGGCCGTCCCACGCTCTCCTTGGCGATGGCGCGCACCTCTTCCAGGCTGATGTCCAGCCCCAGGGCGCGCAGCTTCTCCACAATAGCCCGGTTACGCTCACAGCGTTTGCGACGCAGATAGCCGAGTTGATCCTGAAGAGGGGCGGCGTCACGCGGCAGCCAGAGCCCCAGGATGTGCACCTCGCC is a genomic window containing:
- a CDS encoding amidohydrolase, translating into MREHGLIRLYKRLATPILALVMILGAGWGARPLAAATVDTLYHNGKIYTLTESMREAKDPRKAKTVEVVATRDGKIIFAGSAATARQQGLFANAARIVDLRGKTMLPGLIDGHGHFPLQGGYDLFQVNLNSFPLGEMRSIEDYKKALARRCQSAGKDAWVLGWGYDDTLVTEMRHPTRADLDAACPRNPVFVRHVSGHMAVVNSAALAKASRDELSTVGVDARSGKLTEPRAMQVVSRHFPPAGPEAAQRGLARANEVYAAAGVTTADCSNIRMLTELPKMQNGILRNNLDLRVVLHPLGYYPTTLASGKTVDSAGWINRAALGWTSAALSLAGAETAVMTENNVPFADGRKAVAGGSDITRLSMPAYAADKDADGSPAAAAKGTVAPPAGLSADNRLFLGAWKFTFDGSPQGYTAWMKKPGFYRWGKYTAADSFNQAGFFNGAVGTDNMPPAALETLIAMYHGNGQSTQTHTNGSAAAERWVTALEKAVVRHPEVRDTRDTSIHAQTMELQHIQRLTGNYQDLTGTGPMYTELTGAFKDGRLSPEEVGARDIGQLSRLMRDQHFFNSYFVTHTYFWGDRHNQIFFGPGRARNMSPVGWSVAYNQPFSFHNDTYITPISPLRSLQSAVTRTSAHSAIYEGGTLLSGQRHDLGAKALFPPRDPEETGDKTTFAFWNYDHRVNALQALHAVTLMPAWQNKLSDRIGSIAPGKLADFTILAEDPLAVAAARPQSLAEMRVMTTIVGDTPVYGFAPGSKTLADAPRGSYIQPTESVVALVTEIGPMTPAEGRNETRDKTLGAYAFKADVRNGELAAFQMRFLGNGGPVRDMTLLDGGSGASGTRPLHYSPEAAMADGNWWIAALDAPMLPLKADDALIADKMYAAFFVLKDNGPRDKDAARGGLAGQVVLLTDGPLPGNSGTTRYVLGPAATNAAKAQL
- a CDS encoding glycoside hydrolase family 3 protein; this encodes MFFPFCCLLVLACAQFCPAGPARAASLDPADSPSLDRMLGSMLMLGFRGAELAPGDPFLAAVRSGKVGHVLLFDRDLPGGGERNIRSPEQLRRLTAVLRAAAPGPMFIAVDQEGGRVRRLKPRQGFMDLPSARHMGQGSPAATGALAARLGAELASLGISVDLAPVADVDSNPDNPAIGRLGRSFSPNPRLAAEHALAFGQGLARAGVIPVLKHFPGQGGARHDSHLGLTDISRCWDGGSDLLPYAEAFRRGWPGMVMVGHLFHAGLDPEHPATLSAMVVTGLLRRGLGWQGVVISDDMQMKAVTDHYGLEQAILLAVRAGVDILVFGNNLQWDPDLPEKAHAALRRLVDSGKITPERIRASWERIAALHAAYAR
- a CDS encoding PHP domain-containing protein, with amino-acid sequence MNFPMKLIDLHTHTLASDGTDSPSALVQKAHAAGLAAVAVTDHDTVSGLDEAEEAGRDLGIKVIRGCELSTHTEHGEVHILGLWLPRDAAPLQDQLGYLRRKRCERNRAIVEKLRALGLDISLEEVRAIAKESVGRPHIAAVLASKGYVRDVGEAFREYLGFYGKAYLPKEVLEPEAAVHLLAGLGATVSLAHPLLQKYPLPWLEGFVEHLSGCGLTAIEAWHSEHSDADTRLCVEWARRFGLGLSGGSDYHGGNKPGIRLGVGRGGLRVPLDVLEKLEAQRRAQGLPC